From the Candidatus Atribacteria bacterium genome, the window GACACATGGCTACACAAGATATTCATTCTCTGGAAGCCGGACTGGTTTCAATCGGAGATGGATGCGACATGGAAAAGGGTAGAGCGCGGATTATTTTTCTTTTGTCACGTACTCCCCAGGTAGGAGATATCCACAAGTATTCCGCCAATTCCATCCAAAATGTAGAAATTATACAGGGGGAAGAGAAGCCCATTAGGATAATTGTAGAGATGACTGAGTCGGTGGGTTTTTTCCAGATAGAACAAGTCCTATTTCCCAAGATTTTATCGAATCCGGTAAAACCCTATATAGAACTTTATGGCAGAGTAACCGGAGAAGAAATGAGACGCTATCTGTAAATACCTGCCTGGTAACTCGTGAATCGTATCTCTCTAAGATGGTTAGCCAGTTTACCTTCTTACTAATTGGGCAATTGGTGAATCGGTAAATCGGAGAATTAATACAGATTAGCGAACTAATAGGAGAATATTATGCAAGTGAACAATCTTTATTACCAAAGTACCCGAGGGGACAAAAAGAGGGTTTTATCCGCCGAAGCGATTATAAAAGGCATTGCCGGGGATGGTGGGTTGTTTGTTCCCGAAACCATGCCCCAGATAGAAAAGGATTTCAACGGATTAAAAAATACTACCTATAAAGAATTAGCCTTTTTGATAATCAAGAAATTTTTTACCGATTATCAAGAAGACGAGCTAAAAGATTGTATAAATAAAGCCTATGAGGATAAATTTGATAACGAGATGATTGCTCCTCTTTGCAAAAAGATGGGAACATATTTTTTAGAGCTTTATCATGGACCGACACTGGCCTTTAAAGATATGGCTTTATCTCTGCTCCCCCATATTTTAAAAAAAGCTGCCCAAAAATTAAATCTTAATCAGGAAATAGTTATTTTAACCGCTACCTCCGGAGATACCGGGAAAGCCGCACTTCAAGGTTTTGCCGGGGTAGAAGGGATCAAAATAATAGTATTTTTCCCCCATAAAGGGGTTAGCAAGATACAAGAAAGACAGATGCTTACTCAGGAAGGGGAAAATACTTTTGTGATAGGCATAAGAGGGAATTTTGATGATGCCCAGAAAGGGGTCAAGGAGATATTTGAAGACCCCGTCTTCAATAAAAAAATAGAAGAAAAAAATACCCTCTTTTCTTCAGCAAATTCTATCAACATTGGCCGCCTGATTCCCCAAATAGTATATTACTTTTATGCTTATTTAAATATGTTGCGTAGAAGTGAAATTAAGCATGGCGAAAAGGTAAACATAGCTGTCCCCACCGGTAATTTTGGAGATATTTTGGCAGCTTACTACGCTAAAGAGATAGGCTTACCGATAGATAAATTAATCTGTGCTTCTAATGAAAATAAGGTACTAGCAGAGTTTTTTGAAACCGGAGTCTACGACAAGCGCAGAAAAATGGTGCTGACCATTTCTCCTTCGATGGATATACTGGTTTCCAGCAATCTGGAGAGATTGTTATGGGTGATAAACGAAGGGGAGGGTCAAAAGGTAAAGGAGCTAATGGATTCTCTAAAAGAGAAAGGCTACTATCGGATAGATTTTAAAACAAAGAATAAAT encodes:
- a CDS encoding threonine synthase, producing MQVNNLYYQSTRGDKKRVLSAEAIIKGIAGDGGLFVPETMPQIEKDFNGLKNTTYKELAFLIIKKFFTDYQEDELKDCINKAYEDKFDNEMIAPLCKKMGTYFLELYHGPTLAFKDMALSLLPHILKKAAQKLNLNQEIVILTATSGDTGKAALQGFAGVEGIKIIVFFPHKGVSKIQERQMLTQEGENTFVIGIRGNFDDAQKGVKEIFEDPVFNKKIEEKNTLFSSANSINIGRLIPQIVYYFYAYLNMLRRSEIKHGEKVNIAVPTGNFGDILAAYYAKEIGLPIDKLICASNENKVLAEFFETGVYDKRRKMVLTISPSMDILVSSNLERLLWVINEGEGQKVKELMDSLKEKGYYRIDFKTKNKLKDFYGGFAYQEESRRCIKEIFEKSKYLVDPHTAVAYAVYKQYIAKTGDKTKTVIVATASPFKFTKSVMESIDNRYKKFDDFELIKRMSDLAQIPIPPGIRDIEKKPIRHKTICEKEEMRAKIAEILNL